A region of Haladaptatus caseinilyticus DNA encodes the following proteins:
- the glnA2 gene encoding gamma-glutamylputrescine synthetase, translated as MSTHDEVIETCSSTDVELVRLLYVGNDGVPRGRVVDADQIESTLAGGINLSSAMQSFNSLDHLAPGGMFGAAGEVRMVPDPETFRVLPYADRAAVMLCDLYDLDQSPWNADPRNALTSFLDEIPYDVNAAFESEFYLTRESDDGEMIPFDQSVCFGADGMQNTNDIILDMTDALKAQDMDIVAYYPEYGPGQQELVVKHAPGLRAADNHVLYKQTINGVASNHGVDATFLPKPLPDAAGSGCHIHVSLWDDGENAFYDPDSDGQYGLSETARHFIGGVLDHAPALVALTAATITSYRRLRPHMWASAFTCWGQDNREAIVRVPSSQWDDPSETTRLEFKPADNTANPYLAELGLLAAGMDGVQRKLDPGDPVNEDPAEMAPDERESRGIRRLPETLGEAITELAADDVLASAFGETLFQSYLEVKRSQWDEFTGTVTEWERETLTRSF; from the coding sequence ATGTCAACACATGACGAGGTGATCGAAACTTGTTCTTCAACCGATGTCGAGCTGGTACGATTGCTTTACGTTGGAAACGACGGTGTTCCCCGCGGTCGTGTCGTGGATGCCGATCAAATCGAATCGACACTCGCTGGCGGAATAAATCTCTCATCTGCGATGCAGTCGTTCAATTCACTCGACCACCTCGCGCCGGGTGGTATGTTTGGCGCTGCAGGTGAAGTCCGGATGGTACCTGACCCGGAGACGTTTCGGGTACTTCCGTATGCAGACCGGGCAGCAGTCATGCTTTGTGACCTCTACGATCTCGACCAGAGTCCGTGGAACGCTGATCCGCGGAATGCCCTCACATCGTTTCTCGACGAAATACCCTACGATGTAAATGCTGCATTCGAAAGCGAGTTTTATCTCACGCGAGAGTCGGATGACGGCGAGATGATCCCCTTCGATCAGAGCGTCTGTTTCGGCGCGGACGGAATGCAGAACACAAACGACATCATCCTCGACATGACCGATGCGCTGAAAGCCCAAGATATGGACATCGTGGCGTACTACCCAGAGTACGGTCCCGGCCAACAGGAACTCGTTGTCAAGCACGCACCCGGACTGCGAGCCGCCGACAATCACGTTCTGTATAAGCAGACGATCAATGGCGTCGCGTCAAATCATGGTGTTGACGCCACGTTTCTTCCGAAACCCTTGCCGGATGCCGCTGGTTCCGGATGCCACATACACGTCTCTCTGTGGGATGACGGGGAAAACGCGTTCTATGACCCTGACAGCGATGGACAGTATGGCCTCAGTGAAACGGCTCGCCATTTCATCGGTGGAGTGCTCGATCACGCACCTGCACTCGTTGCTCTCACGGCCGCGACCATCACTTCCTACCGCCGACTGCGCCCGCACATGTGGGCATCAGCATTCACCTGCTGGGGACAGGACAACCGTGAAGCGATCGTCCGCGTACCGTCCTCTCAGTGGGACGATCCGAGCGAGACGACACGGTTGGAATTCAAGCCTGCGGACAACACAGCCAATCCGTATCTCGCAGAACTCGGTTTGCTCGCCGCCGGGATGGATGGAGTCCAACGTAAACTCGATCCAGGTGATCCAGTAAACGAAGACCCGGCCGAGATGGCTCCCGACGAACGAGAGAGCCGAGGGATTCGGCGACTTCCCGAAACGCTGGGTGAAGCCATCACCGAACTTGCGGCTGACGACGTACTCGCGAGCGCCTTTGGAGAGACCCTCTTTCAATCGTACCTCGAAGTCAAGCGCAGCCAGTGGGACGAATTTACAGGGACAGTTACTGAGTGGGAACGTGAAACGCTCACTCGATCGTTCTAA
- a CDS encoding DUF6885 family protein translates to MTDLPPLFDGFDFDVSVLPGFPDVHEAYRVLRDQKDMVCGAYALTYLLRAHGITSRGTDFDYLTVDHVAEAAGTALEPHNAERQNRVEELISTDEIPADRASTWFMHDYFDTNLSVVEDEGGTSPDGLVVACKAVSEGKIEAIPVPAVHDNAVQLNASRFESLLDAMMGGDLPVQPICNYNLGHTLAPGGLLGHKYNLVALLTQWDDPSYFRTLDWDVGHFTTIAGRITRSGSEERYLAIRDSYKTFGWDGYHLQPESYIRQGLVRADDHRDGGVLLVTPAEDSDDVRDWLAAHDLEPGLWDNGSAYTGENDD, encoded by the coding sequence ATGACTGACCTTCCACCGCTGTTCGACGGATTCGACTTCGACGTGTCGGTACTACCAGGGTTTCCGGACGTCCATGAAGCCTATCGGGTGCTTCGCGACCAGAAGGACATGGTCTGTGGCGCCTATGCGCTCACATACCTGCTTCGAGCCCACGGTATCACCAGTCGTGGAACTGACTTCGACTATCTGACGGTTGACCACGTGGCCGAGGCAGCCGGTACTGCACTCGAACCGCATAACGCCGAGCGCCAAAACCGAGTCGAAGAGCTAATCTCGACGGATGAAATTCCGGCTGACCGTGCGTCCACTTGGTTCATGCACGACTACTTCGATACCAACCTCTCCGTCGTCGAAGACGAAGGAGGAACGAGTCCCGACGGTCTCGTCGTGGCATGCAAAGCCGTTTCCGAAGGGAAAATCGAAGCGATTCCTGTGCCGGCCGTTCACGATAACGCAGTCCAACTGAACGCTAGTCGCTTCGAATCCCTCTTGGATGCGATGATGGGGGGCGACCTTCCCGTACAGCCCATCTGTAACTACAACCTCGGCCATACGCTCGCACCAGGTGGGCTTCTCGGACACAAATACAATCTCGTGGCCTTGCTTACACAGTGGGACGATCCATCGTACTTCCGAACGCTGGACTGGGATGTCGGGCACTTCACAACGATCGCCGGACGTATAACACGGAGCGGCAGCGAGGAACGGTATCTCGCGATCCGAGATTCCTACAAGACGTTCGGATGGGATGGCTATCATCTCCAGCCAGAGTCGTACATCCGACAGGGCCTCGTCCGAGCCGATGACCATAGGGACGGTGGTGTCCTCTTGGTAACTCCCGCAGAGGACAGTGATGACGTTCGTGATTGGCTTGCTGCACACGATCTCGAACCTGGACTCTGGGACAATGGGAGTGCATACACCGGGGAAAACGATGACTGA
- a CDS encoding M20 family metallopeptidase yields MTELTSSERAVVEAGCSWIDDNADVLIELLGDLVARPSLSGSEGVHDDDETTVGHLWSFLADRADTFDVATQPIPSTSDYRQDTRENVYTTLTGEGDSGFVATSHTDVVPPGSDDDWPEGDPWTMRDAVVRRTGDCTVEVTVGDCVEERTIRDRMDRIWKLRGIDEVDALVGRGVYDNKASIVCLVGSVLGLDTALSETPSSLGGDVVHGHLVGEEVYQVGAKNMVGWGAGENWLGERYDSYDDWTAAVLEGSYGFVPVVGHRGLVWVTLRARGESAHASTPELGRNAVLGMAKALTETETDVYHESIADLFIDDPLLGDLTVAPGTTIVGGGIEHVDHKTGEIDRGGVNTIPDWCEATFDIRIPRWEGFPDGVNDLQETLCEEIERRATTVAPDVKFEVTIGEHEFFPPVALATDQEATADHSLVRTAAWAATDTVGYDPGIDVAPGVTDAAFVYNGTHIPTLVEYGPAGALSHESLEFVEREQVIAGAKAMLKFAVAEVGLAEQR; encoded by the coding sequence ATGACTGAACTGACCAGCAGTGAACGAGCGGTCGTCGAGGCCGGCTGTTCGTGGATCGACGACAATGCGGACGTACTCATCGAACTCCTAGGTGATCTCGTCGCACGTCCAAGCCTCTCTGGCAGCGAAGGAGTCCACGACGACGATGAAACGACCGTCGGTCATCTCTGGTCGTTTCTCGCCGACCGTGCCGACACGTTCGACGTCGCTACCCAGCCGATTCCATCCACGAGTGACTACCGGCAGGACACACGAGAGAACGTCTATACGACCCTCACTGGGGAAGGAGATTCCGGCTTTGTCGCTACTAGTCACACGGATGTGGTTCCCCCAGGGTCAGATGACGACTGGCCGGAAGGCGATCCATGGACGATGCGCGACGCTGTCGTTCGGCGCACTGGTGACTGTACGGTTGAGGTTACCGTTGGTGACTGCGTTGAAGAACGAACCATCCGTGATCGGATGGACCGCATCTGGAAACTGCGCGGTATCGACGAGGTAGATGCGCTGGTTGGGCGAGGCGTCTACGACAACAAGGCATCCATCGTTTGTCTCGTCGGGAGCGTACTCGGCCTCGATACCGCACTCAGTGAGACACCGTCGTCACTCGGCGGAGACGTTGTTCATGGCCATCTCGTGGGTGAAGAGGTCTACCAGGTAGGGGCGAAAAACATGGTTGGCTGGGGTGCGGGAGAAAACTGGCTCGGCGAGCGCTACGATTCCTACGATGATTGGACTGCGGCGGTCCTCGAGGGCTCGTATGGCTTCGTACCGGTAGTCGGCCATCGTGGACTTGTGTGGGTAACGCTACGTGCTCGTGGCGAGTCCGCGCATGCATCAACGCCCGAACTCGGTCGAAACGCTGTACTCGGGATGGCAAAGGCACTTACGGAGACGGAGACCGATGTGTATCATGAGAGTATCGCCGATCTGTTCATCGACGACCCTCTCCTCGGTGACCTTACCGTGGCACCGGGGACAACTATCGTCGGTGGCGGTATCGAACACGTTGACCACAAAACAGGGGAAATCGACCGTGGCGGTGTGAACACCATCCCGGACTGGTGTGAGGCGACGTTCGATATCCGGATTCCGCGTTGGGAGGGATTCCCCGACGGGGTAAACGATCTCCAAGAAACGCTTTGCGAAGAGATCGAACGACGTGCGACCACCGTTGCCCCCGATGTGAAATTCGAGGTTACAATCGGGGAACACGAATTCTTCCCGCCAGTAGCACTCGCCACAGACCAGGAGGCTACTGCTGACCACTCGCTCGTTCGGACCGCGGCATGGGCGGCCACGGACACAGTAGGATATGACCCCGGAATTGACGTTGCACCGGGAGTAACCGATGCTGCGTTCGTCTATAATGGAACACACATTCCGACACTCGTCGAGTACGGGCCAGCCGGTGCACTCTCACACGAATCGTTAGAGTTCGTCGAGCGCGAGCAGGTAATTGCAGGTGCAAAGGCAATGCTCAAGTTCGCCGTTGCAGAGGTCGGACTAGCAGAACAACGATAG
- a CDS encoding APC family permease, producing MSTETDIAESKGLAKQLGFWHLWAIGVGSVVGDGIFLLLGDGIATAGPAALLAYVLAGLFMLFIALAVSDLAVGLPSAGAMWIWGRELLGDYAGFISGLSYAIGWIIAGGSVGLAMGRITQFFVPGLGIPAAMWGIIFVSIFAVIQLGGVFFSSRIQLGTVLILVAIVLIFGVSTIVSGDFSSQRFTPFFPNGVGSVWAAMAFGMYAYMGPLTLTTGGDEAKNVSDIPRALVVACLTFLFIYTLAMVGMIGLMGYEQFTSLESPFTTTAQMVWGSNAALIINFAAWIAAFTSLFMGTMYSAPRMLYKMGEMKVLPDIFGQVYRETRVPLFSTLFVWACSVCLLLIAHFELLDYGQLSLLLVFAWEITWGIAIIAAIKYRRDHTGHVNDQSWKQPLFPLFPLLGIIGVLFILYGTFKGAVESFGLGIAFLIGISAIYYFYGRQRMDEAQIPTVLDTDAQPSADD from the coding sequence ATGTCAACAGAAACGGATATTGCTGAATCGAAAGGACTGGCAAAACAACTCGGGTTCTGGCATCTGTGGGCAATCGGTGTCGGCTCTGTAGTCGGGGATGGGATCTTTCTACTTCTGGGGGACGGCATCGCCACCGCAGGTCCTGCCGCACTACTAGCGTACGTGCTTGCCGGCCTGTTTATGCTCTTCATTGCGCTTGCAGTTAGCGACCTTGCGGTCGGTCTCCCGAGCGCAGGAGCGATGTGGATTTGGGGTCGCGAGCTTCTCGGCGATTATGCAGGATTCATTAGCGGACTCTCGTATGCTATCGGGTGGATCATTGCTGGTGGTAGCGTCGGACTTGCGATGGGCCGAATCACACAGTTTTTCGTACCGGGTCTCGGCATCCCGGCTGCCATGTGGGGGATCATCTTCGTATCGATCTTCGCGGTCATCCAGCTGGGCGGTGTGTTCTTTTCAAGCAGAATCCAACTCGGGACTGTCCTCATATTGGTCGCAATCGTGCTGATATTCGGCGTCAGCACCATCGTGAGCGGCGATTTCTCCAGCCAACGATTCACACCATTCTTCCCCAATGGGGTCGGAAGCGTTTGGGCCGCAATGGCGTTTGGCATGTATGCCTACATGGGACCACTTACCCTCACGACGGGTGGTGACGAGGCAAAAAACGTTAGTGACATCCCCCGGGCACTCGTCGTCGCCTGTCTCACCTTCCTCTTTATCTACACGCTCGCAATGGTGGGTATGATCGGTCTGATGGGATACGAACAGTTTACCTCGCTCGAATCGCCGTTCACTACGACTGCACAGATGGTCTGGGGGTCAAACGCAGCGCTCATCATCAACTTCGCGGCGTGGATCGCTGCGTTCACTAGCTTGTTCATGGGAACGATGTATTCCGCACCCCGAATGCTTTACAAAATGGGTGAGATGAAAGTCCTCCCAGACATCTTTGGGCAGGTGTATCGAGAAACCCGTGTTCCACTTTTCTCGACACTGTTTGTCTGGGCGTGCAGTGTTTGTCTCCTCCTTATCGCTCACTTCGAACTGCTCGACTACGGTCAACTTTCGCTGCTGTTAGTATTCGCGTGGGAAATCACGTGGGGCATTGCGATCATTGCAGCCATCAAATACCGTCGTGACCATACCGGGCACGTCAACGACCAAAGCTGGAAACAGCCACTCTTCCCCTTGTTCCCGTTGCTTGGAATCATTGGTGTCCTCTTCATCCTCTATGGCACGTTCAAAGGTGCCGTAGAATCGTTCGGACTCGGAATCGCCTTCCTGATCGGTATCTCTGCTATCTACTACTTCTACGGTCGTCAACGAATGGACGAGGCTCAGATCCCGACGGTACTCGATACTGACGCCCAACCGAGTGCAGACGACTGA
- a CDS encoding amidohydrolase family protein, with the protein MPIRETVESTPLIDNHAHAVEPLSHETVTQSFASFFTEGNLSQENARHTLNYRSVLDLLGEQFDGKDEETLLECRADVDLGEYTQALLSQTNTEYILVDDGFPDVSPSEFATYTDVAIKPIHRIENAAEAMIPNYNSVDSFEDAFVAHLDDVLSEEFVALKTVVAYRTGLDIHEHDRDALRTAYENVRKKWSGRLEHPVLNDYIVHLAAEAAARHDVPLQFHTGFGDADANPRFVDPTYLYEFLRTHADTPIVLLHGGYPYTRAAGYVTATLDNVYLDLSLATPFIQHGVEPLISQALELAPTTKLLYASDAFSVPELYLLAERRFRADLTSVLERLHQDGFMTEEYAEKVARSILRENAVRLYDL; encoded by the coding sequence ATGCCAATTCGGGAGACTGTCGAATCCACGCCACTCATCGACAATCACGCACACGCCGTTGAACCACTCTCACATGAAACAGTCACCCAGTCGTTTGCGAGCTTCTTTACCGAGGGCAATCTCTCACAGGAGAATGCTCGCCATACGCTGAACTACCGGTCAGTACTCGATCTCCTTGGTGAACAGTTCGATGGAAAGGACGAGGAAACACTGCTTGAATGCAGAGCGGACGTCGACCTCGGGGAGTACACACAGGCACTTCTCTCACAGACGAATACGGAGTACATCCTCGTAGACGATGGATTCCCGGATGTCTCACCCTCGGAATTTGCGACGTACACGGACGTTGCGATCAAACCCATTCATCGGATCGAGAACGCCGCCGAAGCGATGATTCCGAATTACAATTCGGTCGACTCGTTCGAAGATGCGTTCGTAGCTCATTTGGACGACGTCCTCAGTGAAGAATTCGTCGCGCTGAAAACGGTCGTCGCGTATCGCACGGGCCTTGATATACACGAACATGATCGTGATGCGCTTCGAACTGCATACGAAAATGTCCGTAAGAAATGGAGTGGGCGACTTGAACACCCTGTCCTCAACGACTACATCGTCCATCTCGCAGCAGAGGCCGCTGCACGCCACGATGTACCGCTGCAGTTTCACACTGGATTCGGTGACGCCGATGCCAACCCCAGATTCGTCGACCCGACCTACCTTTACGAGTTCCTCCGAACGCATGCGGATACACCGATAGTCCTCCTCCATGGTGGCTACCCGTACACCCGGGCAGCCGGATACGTCACCGCAACACTTGACAACGTCTACCTCGACCTCTCACTCGCCACGCCGTTCATCCAGCACGGTGTAGAACCGCTCATCTCACAAGCGCTCGAACTGGCACCGACGACGAAGTTACTCTACGCTTCGGACGCGTTTTCCGTCCCGGAACTCTACTTGCTTGCGGAACGTCGGTTCCGTGCTGACCTCACGAGTGTTCTCGAACGACTCCACCAAGACGGCTTTATGACCGAAGAATATGCCGAAAAAGTGGCTCGTAGTATTCTCCGTGAGAACGCCGTTCGGCTCTACGACCTCTGA
- a CDS encoding glutamine synthetase family protein, with protein MPNKSEVIEKCERHDVELVRLFWVDNAGVERGRVVNANDIESVFANGANIAQAQQAFTDTDYPTENAPLSRVGEVRLIPDPETFRLLPYADRGAAMMCDLYQLDQTPWPIDPRSRLQTFLDTFESQTRAAFEPEWYLVRKTEDGFEPFDRSGCYTADGIQNAHDIILEIVNGLSAQGMETSVYYPEYSPGQQEIAIKHGDGLTPGDNQTFYKQTVKAVAKNHNLRATFSPKPFPEHAGSGCHLHLSLWHGDENRFYDSDSTSNYSISETCRQFIGGVLDHARALVALTAPSVVSYKRLQPDAWASAYTAWGYDNREAMVRIPSSQWTTPAETTRIELKAADNTANPYLTLLGTLAAGHDGIERELDPGKPVDVNPGDLSQSERSRRNIERLPQSLGEALDELENDAVLKQAMGSELHRTYLAVKRATWQDAMSAVTDWDVETYTRLY; from the coding sequence ATGCCCAACAAATCAGAAGTCATCGAAAAATGTGAGCGCCACGATGTCGAGCTAGTTCGTCTCTTCTGGGTTGACAATGCGGGCGTCGAACGTGGACGAGTCGTCAACGCGAACGATATTGAGAGTGTGTTCGCCAATGGTGCCAACATCGCACAGGCACAGCAGGCATTTACCGACACCGACTATCCGACGGAAAACGCCCCGCTTAGCCGTGTCGGAGAAGTCAGACTCATCCCCGACCCCGAGACGTTCCGGCTTCTTCCATATGCAGACCGTGGGGCCGCGATGATGTGTGACCTCTATCAACTCGATCAAACGCCGTGGCCAATCGATCCTCGATCACGCCTACAAACGTTCCTCGACACGTTCGAGTCTCAAACGCGTGCTGCATTCGAGCCGGAATGGTATCTCGTCCGTAAGACGGAAGACGGATTCGAACCATTCGATCGGAGCGGTTGTTATACGGCAGATGGCATACAGAATGCGCATGATATCATTCTCGAGATTGTCAACGGCCTCTCTGCTCAAGGCATGGAGACATCGGTCTATTACCCTGAATACAGTCCTGGACAGCAGGAAATTGCAATCAAGCATGGCGATGGGCTCACGCCAGGTGACAATCAGACGTTTTACAAACAGACAGTAAAAGCAGTCGCCAAAAATCACAACCTTCGAGCGACGTTCTCTCCGAAGCCGTTTCCGGAGCACGCAGGCAGTGGTTGTCATCTCCACCTTTCACTCTGGCATGGAGACGAAAACAGGTTCTACGATTCGGATAGCACGTCCAACTACAGTATCTCTGAGACGTGCCGACAGTTCATTGGAGGTGTCCTTGACCATGCGAGAGCGCTCGTTGCACTAACAGCACCGTCCGTCGTTTCATACAAGCGACTCCAGCCCGATGCGTGGGCATCGGCTTACACGGCATGGGGATACGACAATCGCGAGGCGATGGTTCGAATCCCCTCATCTCAGTGGACGACACCGGCCGAGACTACACGAATCGAACTCAAAGCTGCTGATAACACGGCGAATCCCTACTTGACGCTCCTCGGAACTCTGGCTGCCGGTCACGATGGAATCGAGCGTGAACTCGATCCCGGCAAGCCAGTCGATGTCAATCCTGGTGACCTTTCTCAATCGGAGCGGAGCCGCCGTAATATCGAGCGTCTCCCACAGTCGCTCGGCGAGGCGCTTGACGAACTCGAAAACGATGCCGTCCTCAAGCAGGCAATGGGGAGCGAACTCCATCGAACGTACCTCGCGGTGAAACGAGCAACCTGGCAAGACGCAATGAGCGCAGTAACTGACTGGGACGTTGAGACCTATACTCGATTGTACTAG
- a CDS encoding ribbon-helix-helix domain-containing protein, translating into MATFEVTLPDRIESNIDRLVEQGDFLNREQAIEELLTLGISAQETGDGSENELSEDLFTQAIDDQQDPAGQYEDSL; encoded by the coding sequence ATGGCTACGTTTGAGGTAACACTGCCCGACCGTATCGAGAGTAATATCGACCGCCTCGTCGAGCAGGGTGATTTTCTGAACCGAGAACAAGCGATCGAGGAACTCCTTACACTCGGTATTTCGGCCCAAGAAACGGGAGATGGATCCGAAAATGAACTATCCGAAGATCTGTTTACGCAGGCAATCGATGACCAGCAGGATCCGGCCGGCCAATACGAAGACTCGCTCTAA